A portion of the Zootoca vivipara chromosome 6, rZooViv1.1, whole genome shotgun sequence genome contains these proteins:
- the LOC118086582 gene encoding mRNA decay activator protein ZFP36L1-like gives MPSYFLSPFQELDDALCKTFLSLNLNEDDSSPDARRFLRFQRTFSACPIALSASGFEATGSAVHPGDTVTPHAATAGLSDPAWPLQQLWGRDSELPATSLQRIPFRADRSTSLIEGCHGDAKPASSRYKTELCRTFEESGTCKYGAKCQFAHGAAELRGLSRHPKYKTEPCRTFHTSGICPYGARCHFIHNAEERRLPPPRAPNPLPTRHCPAADPLPPLTLHGPRLPETSFPCDALSQPTLACPLRATGASGAARGSLPCPFTFPALLTLQKSLSADSLSDQEDSGSSGGSSGSESPGLGLLGRRLPIFSQISVSDD, from the exons ATGCCCTCCTATTTCCTGAGTCCTTTTCAAGAGCTGGATGATGCTCTCTGCAAG ACATTTCTGAGCCTGAACCTGAATGAGGACGACAGCAGCCCAGATGCCAGGCGTTTCCTCCGCTTCCAGCGCACCTTCTCGGCCTGCCCCATCGCCCTCTCGGCTTCCGGCTTCGAAGCAACCGGCTCAGCGGTGCACCCGGGCGACACCGTCACTCCCCATGCCGCCACAGCCGGCCTGAGCGACCCGGCGTGGCCCCTCCAGCAGCTGTGGGGCCGGGACTCGGAGCTGCCGGCCACCTCCCTTCAGCGCATCCCCTTCCGGGCGGACCGCTCAACCAGCCTGATCGAGGGCTGCCACGGTGACGCCAAACCGGCCTCTTCCCGCTACAAGACGGAGCTCTGCCGCACCTTTGAGGAGAGCGGCACCTGCAAGTACGGGGCCAAGTGCCAATTTGCCCATGGCGCAGCTGAGCTGCGGGGGCTCAGCCGCCACCCCAAGTACAAAACGGAGCCTTGCCGCACATTTCACACCTCGGGCATCTGCCCTTATGGCGCCCGCTGCCACTTCATCCACAACGCGGAGGAGCGCCGCCTGCCGCCCCCGCGGGcgcccaaccccctgccgacCCGCCACTGCCCCGCCGCGGACCCCCTGCCTCCGCTCACCCTGCACGGACCCCGCCTTCCGGAGACCTCCTTCCCTTGCGACGCCCTGAGCCAGCCGACTCTCGCCTGCCCCCTCCGCGCCACCGGGGCCAGTGGAGCCGCTCGGGGGTCCTTGCCCTGCCCCTTCACTTTCCCGGCCCTACTGACGCTGCAGAAGAGCCTTTCTGCTGACTCCCTCTCCGACCAGGAAGACTCTGGGAGCTCGGGGGGCAGCAGCGGGTCAGAATCCCCAGGGCTGGGCCTGCTGGGCCGCCGGCTGCCCATCTTCAGCCAGATCTCCGTCTCCGACGACTGA